Proteins encoded in a region of the Psychrilyobacter piezotolerans genome:
- a CDS encoding DUF3427 domain-containing protein produces MGSVHEELRRSVETGFIDKNYSSNRLYLPQLITNNRLKNKKVLSTLLNELRTCDEFYFSVAFLTKSGVAVLINTLEELRNRGIRGKVLVSQYQDFTQPEALKTLLQFENIELRIATVGNFHAKGYFFKHKNRYTLMVGSSNLTASALCTNKEWNLMVTASDNSNLISEVLEEADSEFEKGYPVTPEYIKIYEKIYDHQREVRYKNREEIESILKRVEPNKMQEEALKNIERLRRAGNDRGLLISATGTGKTYLSAFDVKEFNPRKFLFIVHRRNIAKKAMESYKTIFGREKRLGLFSGEEKDTESDFIFSTVQTISKESNLELFSKDHFDYIVIDETHRASAPTYQKILNYFTPEFLLGMTATPERTDGFDIFDQFDHNIAYEIRLDGALEEEMLVPFHYYGVTDIKMENNSISEDENFSRLTSKERVDRIIEKSKFYGTDDGTVRGLIFCSRKKESQELSRLFNEKGYRTAALTGESTENEREEAVRRLESEDFDRLDYIFTVDIFNEGIDIPKVNQIIMIRPTQSAIIFIQQLGRGLRKSRGKSYLTVIDFIGNYNNNYLIPIALYGDNSFDKSKIKKMLVNESRMIPGSSSINFDRISKERIFKALDLANLKTKKDLVKDYELLKYKLGKIPMMTDFAEMNSRDPKTYVDYSKSYYNFIASQEKDLIPPLEEREKKLLEFFSTDIANVKRIEEVVVISQLIERNNYGVEALRNDILKKYGYEISHETVISLYKNLNFEFITEKQEKKLVSVREKYGFNIVNLEDSKFTLEDDFLKSLKDETFKTFLLDLLNYSIIQYDKVYKKENFYEGFILYEKYSRKDVIRVLNWEKNEVAQGIAGYKVNEKLGNCPVFITYHGDEQIYDHGFLSRSEFKWMSKARRKLTSPDMTVIRNRRIRMPLFVKKSEDEGIEFFYMGDLTPKKDGIKETIIKDKKGKDVSVVGIECRLNRSVEDEMYRYLMEE; encoded by the coding sequence ATGGGATCTGTCCATGAAGAATTAAGAAGGTCTGTGGAAACAGGGTTTATAGATAAAAATTACAGTTCAAACAGACTATATCTGCCCCAGTTAATCACAAATAACAGATTAAAAAATAAAAAAGTCCTGTCGACCCTCTTAAATGAACTGCGAACCTGTGACGAGTTTTATTTTTCAGTTGCATTTTTGACTAAAAGCGGAGTGGCTGTGCTGATAAATACTCTGGAGGAGCTGAGGAACCGGGGAATAAGGGGAAAAGTTTTGGTGTCCCAATATCAGGATTTTACCCAGCCGGAAGCCCTGAAAACCCTCCTGCAGTTTGAGAACATCGAACTCCGTATAGCAACTGTGGGTAATTTTCATGCCAAGGGATATTTTTTTAAACATAAAAACCGGTACACCCTCATGGTGGGAAGCAGCAACCTCACTGCCAGTGCACTCTGCACCAACAAGGAGTGGAACCTCATGGTAACCGCATCGGATAACTCAAATCTGATATCGGAGGTTTTGGAAGAAGCTGATTCAGAATTTGAAAAGGGATATCCTGTAACCCCTGAATATATAAAGATCTACGAAAAAATCTATGATCACCAGAGGGAAGTGAGGTATAAAAACAGGGAGGAGATAGAGAGTATTTTAAAGAGGGTTGAACCCAATAAGATGCAGGAAGAAGCCCTGAAAAATATAGAAAGATTGAGAAGAGCCGGAAATGACAGGGGGCTCCTCATATCAGCAACAGGAACAGGTAAAACCTACCTGTCGGCCTTTGACGTAAAGGAATTTAATCCCAGGAAATTTCTCTTTATAGTCCACAGGAGAAATATAGCAAAAAAAGCCATGGAAAGCTATAAGACCATCTTTGGCAGAGAAAAAAGGTTGGGACTGTTTTCAGGGGAGGAAAAAGATACAGAGTCGGATTTTATATTTTCCACGGTGCAGACCATCTCCAAAGAATCAAATTTAGAATTATTTTCAAAGGATCATTTTGACTATATTGTAATCGATGAAACCCACAGGGCCAGTGCTCCTACATACCAGAAGATATTAAATTATTTTACTCCCGAATTTCTACTGGGAATGACAGCAACTCCCGAAAGAACAGACGGTTTTGATATATTTGACCAGTTCGATCACAATATTGCCTATGAAATCAGATTGGATGGAGCCTTGGAGGAGGAGATGCTGGTGCCCTTTCATTATTACGGGGTTACCGATATAAAGATGGAAAATAACTCCATATCTGAAGATGAAAACTTTTCCAGACTGACCTCGAAAGAGAGGGTGGACAGGATAATTGAAAAATCAAAATTTTACGGAACAGATGACGGGACTGTTCGGGGACTGATATTCTGCAGCAGGAAGAAGGAAAGCCAGGAGTTGTCCAGATTATTCAATGAAAAAGGGTATAGGACAGCAGCTCTTACGGGGGAAAGCACGGAAAATGAGAGGGAAGAGGCTGTCAGAAGGCTGGAATCGGAGGATTTTGACAGACTGGATTATATCTTCACAGTGGATATCTTCAATGAAGGGATAGATATACCAAAAGTAAACCAGATAATTATGATTCGTCCAACCCAGTCAGCCATAATATTTATCCAGCAGCTGGGAAGGGGTCTTCGAAAAAGCAGGGGAAAAAGCTATCTTACAGTTATTGATTTTATAGGAAATTACAACAATAACTATCTGATTCCCATAGCCCTCTACGGGGATAACAGTTTTGACAAGAGTAAGATAAAAAAGATGCTGGTCAATGAAAGCAGGATGATCCCCGGAAGCTCCAGTATTAATTTTGACAGGATATCCAAAGAAAGGATCTTTAAAGCTCTTGACCTGGCTAACTTAAAGACCAAAAAAGATCTGGTAAAAGATTATGAACTTTTAAAATATAAGCTGGGAAAAATACCCATGATGACCGACTTTGCAGAGATGAATTCCAGGGATCCCAAAACCTATGTAGATTATTCTAAATCCTACTATAATTTTATAGCTTCCCAGGAAAAAGACCTGATCCCTCCCCTGGAGGAAAGGGAGAAAAAACTATTGGAGTTTTTTTCCACAGATATTGCCAATGTGAAAAGGATTGAGGAAGTGGTGGTGATCTCCCAGCTGATAGAGAGAAATAACTATGGGGTAGAAGCATTGAGGAATGATATTTTAAAAAAATATGGGTATGAGATATCCCATGAAACTGTGATTTCCCTCTATAAAAATCTTAATTTTGAATTTATAACAGAGAAGCAGGAGAAGAAGCTGGTCAGTGTAAGGGAAAAATATGGATTTAATATAGTAAATTTAGAAGATAGTAAATTTACCTTGGAAGATGATTTTCTAAAGTCATTGAAAGACGAAACTTTTAAGACTTTTTTATTGGATCTTTTAAATTATTCTATAATTCAATATGATAAGGTCTATAAAAAAGAAAATTTCTATGAGGGATTTATCCTCTATGAAAAATACTCCAGAAAAGATGTCATAAGGGTACTGAACTGGGAAAAAAATGAAGTTGCCCAGGGGATTGCAGGATATAAGGTGAATGAAAAACTGGGGAACTGCCCTGTATTTATTACCTATCACGGGGATGAACAGATCTATGATCACGGTTTTTTAAGCAGGTCGGAATTTAAATGGATGTCCAAGGCCAGGAGAAAATTAACCAGTCCGGATATGACTGTGATCAGAAACCGGAGGATAAGGATGCCTTTATTTGTAAAAAAAAGTGAGGATGAGGGGATAGAATTTTTCTATATGGGAGATCTGACCCCGAAAAAAGACGGGATAAAGGAAACCATAATAAAGGATAAAAAGGGAAAAGATGTCTCGGTGGTAGGAATAGAGTGCAGGTTAAACAGGAGTGTAGAAGATGAGATGTACAGGTATCTGATGGAGGAGTAG
- a CDS encoding arsenate reductase/protein-tyrosine-phosphatase family protein has translation MKIAFVCSGNSFKSLIGERFGNEFNDGTFEIYSAGTNPAEKVNEAGEKIMKSKGYSMEGYHPSSMDKLPEKVDVLVKMGCDIDCPIHLADKVVNFGLENVKDKKKCVEMIELKVKKLLEDLSQ, from the coding sequence ATGAAAATAGCATTCGTATGTAGCGGAAATTCTTTTAAATCTCTTATTGGAGAAAGGTTTGGAAATGAATTTAATGATGGAACTTTTGAAATTTATTCAGCAGGAACTAATCCGGCTGAAAAGGTAAATGAAGCTGGGGAAAAGATAATGAAATCCAAAGGATACTCCATGGAGGGATATCATCCAAGCAGTATGGATAAGTTGCCTGAAAAAGTAGATGTTTTGGTAAAGATGGGGTGCGATATTGACTGTCCAATCCATCTGGCAGATAAAGTGGTTAATTTTGGACTGGAAAATGTAAAGGACAAGAAAAAATGTGTAGAGATGATAGAGTTAAAGGTAAAAAAATTATTAGAAGATCTGAGTCAATAA
- the gshB gene encoding glutathione synthase — protein sequence MNIGFVIGDWGKLNPSKNSTLRMIHECCARGHNVGILYPCNLTIRDNITYGFVKVLKKESYALNNFTSFHKKMEFDEKMMPINAFDAMFLRAAPPVDSIMLNFLDSVKDEVFIVNDIDGIRKANNKLYTTTFHDPEDEFLPKTYVSKNTEYLKGIMEKSAEERMILKPLDGYGGSGVIIIEKSASKNLSSLLDFYINGKTGKHYVIVQEYIPEAENGDVRVIMLNGEPIGAYRRVPSKTDNRSNIHAGGSAEKYKLTDHDLKMCRRIGKKLVQDGLYLVGLDIIAGKLIEVNVQSPGGIVNINKMTGNKIQKNIIDFVEEKVHEIEEFAKVKEYRLNRRKLFKKEMSGLKIKN from the coding sequence ATGAATATAGGTTTTGTTATAGGTGATTGGGGAAAATTGAACCCGTCTAAAAATTCCACTTTAAGAATGATTCACGAATGCTGTGCAAGGGGTCATAATGTGGGGATCTTATATCCCTGCAACCTTACTATAAGAGATAATATCACCTATGGCTTTGTTAAGGTATTAAAAAAAGAAAGTTATGCACTGAATAACTTTACAAGTTTTCATAAAAAGATGGAATTTGATGAGAAGATGATGCCTATAAATGCATTTGATGCAATGTTTTTAAGAGCTGCTCCACCGGTAGATTCTATTATGCTTAATTTTCTGGATTCGGTTAAGGATGAGGTATTTATAGTAAATGATATCGACGGGATCAGGAAAGCTAACAACAAACTTTATACTACTACTTTTCATGACCCGGAAGATGAATTTCTTCCAAAAACCTATGTATCCAAAAATACCGAATACTTAAAGGGAATAATGGAAAAATCAGCTGAGGAAAGAATGATATTAAAACCTCTTGATGGTTATGGGGGAAGCGGAGTAATTATCATTGAAAAAAGTGCCAGCAAAAATTTAAGTTCCCTTCTGGATTTTTATATAAATGGAAAGACCGGTAAACACTATGTAATAGTGCAGGAGTATATCCCTGAGGCTGAAAATGGTGATGTCAGAGTAATTATGTTAAACGGTGAACCAATAGGAGCCTATAGGAGAGTACCTTCAAAAACGGATAACAGGTCGAATATACATGCCGGAGGTAGTGCCGAAAAGTATAAACTTACAGACCATGATCTGAAGATGTGCAGGAGGATAGGAAAGAAACTTGTTCAGGACGGTCTTTATCTGGTAGGCCTTGATATTATTGCAGGAAAACTTATAGAGGTCAATGTTCAAAGTCCCGGTGGGATAGTAAATATCAATAAAATGACTGGAAATAAGATTCAAAAAAATATTATAGATTTTGTGGAGGAAAAGGTTCATGAGATAGAGGAATTTGCCAAAGTAAAAGAATACAGACTCAACAGAAGAAAATTATTTAAAAAAGAGATGTCCGGTTTAAAAATTAAGAACTAG
- a CDS encoding endonuclease/exonuclease/phosphatase family protein — MKKIVLILSLLVSIFSVSFGESVNIMSFNIRNSKDSTLKIDGKHNWPARKNKIVSLIKEEKFDIFGIQEAFYDQVMFLDEQLPGYGWVGVGRDDGQKSGEHSNIYYKKDRFSYIAGGTFWLSETPEKVASVGWDAELTRIATWVRLEEKKTGNRVLVFNTHFDHIGMLAQEESAKLLADKSKEFTDSEKEAVIIMGDLNFERTNERSYNAFKENYSDAKVITATAAKGKKFTYNGFGKNPVEEIDYIFVNDKIKVNSYGQYKMIKDGIYLSDHGPVISEIKLLKQ; from the coding sequence ATGAAAAAAATAGTTTTAATTTTAAGTTTATTGGTGTCAATTTTTAGTGTAAGTTTTGGAGAATCTGTTAATATTATGAGTTTTAATATTAGAAATAGTAAGGATAGCACTCTTAAAATCGATGGAAAACATAATTGGCCTGCTAGAAAAAATAAAATTGTTTCGTTAATAAAAGAAGAAAAATTTGATATTTTTGGTATTCAAGAGGCTTTCTATGATCAAGTAATGTTTTTAGACGAGCAACTTCCTGGATATGGATGGGTAGGAGTAGGTAGGGATGACGGTCAAAAAAGCGGAGAACATAGTAATATTTATTATAAAAAAGATAGATTTTCTTATATAGCCGGTGGAACATTTTGGCTCTCTGAAACTCCTGAAAAAGTAGCAAGTGTCGGTTGGGATGCAGAACTTACTAGAATTGCAACTTGGGTAAGACTTGAGGAAAAGAAAACAGGAAATAGAGTTCTTGTTTTTAATACACACTTTGATCATATTGGAATGTTAGCTCAAGAAGAAAGTGCTAAACTTCTTGCAGATAAATCAAAGGAATTTACTGATTCTGAAAAAGAAGCAGTTATAATTATGGGAGACCTTAATTTTGAAAGAACTAACGAAAGATCATATAATGCATTTAAAGAAAATTATAGTGATGCTAAGGTTATTACAGCTACTGCTGCTAAAGGGAAAAAATTTACATATAATGGTTTTGGAAAAAATCCTGTAGAAGAAATTGACTATATTTTTGTCAATGACAAAATAAAAGTTAATAGCTATGGTCAATATAAAATGATTAAAGATGGTATTTATTTGTCAGATCATGGACCGGTTATCTCAGAAATCAAATTACTTAAGCAATAA
- the arsB gene encoding ACR3 family arsenite efflux transporter — protein MKKETGINFFEKYLTVWVILCMIGGTLIGKYIPQIPTALGKLEYANISMPIAVLIWLIIYPMMLKIDFKSIVGATKNVKGLTITTSMNWLIKPFTMYAIAVLFLKGVFGGLIPTELADEYITGAVLLGAAPCTAMVFVWSKLTKGDTAYTLVQVAVNDLILLVAFVPIVGFLLGVSNVTVPYATLFLSVVLFVVTPLVAAWVTRKSVVAHKGLDYLENTFIKKFDKSTMTGLLLTLIIIFSFQGDKLLTNPMDIALIAVPLTIQTFLIFIIAYLWAKKWGMPHEIASPGAMIGASNFFELAVAVAIALFGINSGVTLATVVGLLVEVPVMLILVKISNSTRKYFKAKEATV, from the coding sequence ATGAAAAAAGAAACAGGAATTAATTTTTTTGAAAAATACCTTACAGTTTGGGTGATCTTGTGTATGATCGGAGGGACATTGATTGGAAAATATATCCCTCAAATTCCAACAGCCTTAGGTAAGTTAGAGTATGCAAATATTTCCATGCCGATAGCAGTATTGATATGGCTGATCATCTATCCAATGATGCTTAAGATTGATTTTAAAAGTATCGTAGGTGCAACGAAAAATGTAAAAGGATTAACCATAACTACCAGTATGAACTGGTTGATTAAACCCTTTACAATGTATGCTATAGCAGTACTATTTTTAAAGGGAGTTTTTGGCGGACTTATCCCTACAGAGCTTGCAGATGAATATATCACCGGGGCAGTTTTATTAGGGGCAGCACCTTGTACAGCAATGGTCTTTGTATGGAGTAAACTTACTAAGGGTGATACTGCATATACCCTGGTGCAGGTAGCAGTAAACGACCTTATACTATTGGTGGCGTTTGTTCCCATTGTAGGGTTTTTATTAGGAGTTTCCAATGTTACCGTACCATATGCAACTTTATTTTTATCAGTGGTTTTATTTGTGGTAACCCCTCTAGTTGCAGCATGGGTTACAAGAAAATCTGTAGTAGCTCACAAAGGGCTGGATTACTTGGAAAACACATTTATTAAAAAGTTTGATAAAAGTACTATGACAGGATTATTGTTAACTCTTATCATTATATTTTCTTTCCAGGGAGATAAGCTGTTGACCAATCCAATGGATATAGCTCTTATTGCGGTGCCTCTTACTATCCAGACGTTCCTGATATTTATTATAGCCTACCTATGGGCTAAAAAATGGGGAATGCCCCATGAGATTGCTTCTCCAGGAGCTATGATTGGAGCCAGTAATTTCTTTGAGCTGGCAGTGGCAGTGGCAATAGCATTATTCGGTATTAACTCTGGAGTCACTTTAGCAACTGTAGTAGGGCTTCTGGTAGAAGTACCTGTAATGTTAATACTGGTAAAAATTTCAAATTCAACAAGAAAATATTTTAAAGCAAAAGAAGCAACTGTATAA
- a CDS encoding YczE/YyaS/YitT family protein, protein MNQDIRKISYYFIGIIFLSLGVSLTLLSNLGAGGWDALTENISKLIDIKIGTIILLIGITLVLLAALIKREIPNLAALIVSAVTGKVINFWYYSVFKGSNFDNFMISFLILILGIIAIGLGCAMIFVTNFPKNHTETFVFSITNTFNLEYKFVKTAADTSALLISFILGLYLKDFSNFGIGTIINTFFMGNIIHFMMPTARKGLNLVLKN, encoded by the coding sequence ATGAATCAAGATATTCGAAAAATCAGTTATTATTTTATAGGAATTATATTTTTATCTTTAGGAGTTAGTTTGACCCTTCTAAGTAACTTAGGAGCTGGCGGATGGGATGCCCTTACTGAAAATATAAGTAAACTAATCGATATAAAAATTGGAACCATCATTCTTTTAATTGGAATAACTCTAGTACTTTTGGCAGCTTTAATAAAAAGGGAAATACCAAATTTAGCAGCTTTAATAGTTTCAGCAGTTACAGGTAAAGTTATTAATTTTTGGTATTATAGTGTCTTTAAAGGGAGCAACTTTGATAATTTCATGATAAGTTTCTTGATTTTAATATTAGGAATTATAGCAATTGGATTAGGGTGTGCCATGATCTTTGTAACAAATTTCCCTAAAAATCATACTGAAACTTTTGTATTTTCAATAACTAATACTTTTAACTTAGAGTATAAGTTTGTCAAAACAGCTGCCGACACCTCTGCCTTACTTATTTCATTTATCTTAGGATTATATTTAAAAGATTTTTCAAACTTTGGAATTGGAACTATCATTAATACCTTTTTTATGGGGAATATCATTCATTTTATGATGCCTACAGCAAGAAAAGGGTTAAATCTTGTTTTGAAAAATTAA
- a CDS encoding ArsR/SmtB family transcription factor, translating to MEIIEILKLISDKNRMRILNILHNKNKTCVCILEEILELNQSNLSRHLNKLKKAGIIVGEKRVQWVYYEISEKFLKENYFVKEILESRLNGGIFLEDLNRIKYSEC from the coding sequence ATGGAGATAATAGAGATATTAAAGTTGATTTCAGATAAAAATAGAATGAGAATATTAAATATATTACACAACAAAAATAAAACCTGTGTCTGTATATTGGAAGAAATATTGGAACTCAACCAATCGAATCTTTCCAGACACCTCAATAAACTAAAAAAAGCGGGAATAATTGTAGGAGAAAAAAGAGTTCAGTGGGTTTATTATGAGATTTCTGAAAAGTTTCTGAAAGAAAATTACTTTGTAAAAGAAATATTGGAGAGTAGATTAAATGGAGGGATATTTTTAGAAGATTTAAACAGGATTAAATACTCAGAATGTTAG
- a CDS encoding sensor domain-containing diguanylate cyclase, with translation MKKNLENSMKKWFFSLICIMAVTYISSYILVVIPALKRATREKHKQDINKLFSVTSQQFDHLSSILKDNAEWDTLYQSMDGSMGREEKQKFWEGLFTEDSLKLFGLDYIAIYDNKQNEVVNYSFPETNIKNVISLKGKKYFFSSQPNGENRVKTVSGYMDIAGKAYIFFSHVILDSNGNGKAAGHLLFIQEIDDDYIFDLKIKNNLSLQLYIPNENDKKLIQNILDSKKELDFYSDKIEGGKRVYYLPYMKSVHKIAYIIKVTVDDRISKGALLNFWIGMIPIILSFLFIFFVKNRVNKKLITPLVSLYSHITSIRENQKYKLLEYPEVGNEMDEVIRAFNNLMVQTEEQKNDIEDKKIALEKLAYTDYLTGLSTRRFLDEGYDLLFKSAKRSGSILTLIMMDIDYFKKYNDRYGHPEGDRVLKIIGKLLKKVFKREGDIAGRYGGEEFLIILYQTPLEETICLINEFQKKLEMCNLEHKDSNFGQVTVSMGIKSSTIPKDQNSYLFLKEADKALYKAKESGRNRYILQS, from the coding sequence TTGAAAAAAAATCTAGAAAATTCTATGAAAAAATGGTTCTTTTCTCTTATATGCATAATGGCCGTTACCTATATAAGTTCTTATATTTTGGTTGTTATTCCGGCTCTTAAAAGAGCTACCAGAGAGAAACATAAACAGGATATAAATAAATTATTTTCAGTTACTTCACAGCAATTTGACCACCTTTCTTCTATCCTAAAGGACAATGCCGAGTGGGATACACTCTACCAAAGCATGGATGGATCTATGGGCAGGGAAGAAAAACAAAAATTTTGGGAGGGACTTTTTACAGAAGACTCCCTGAAACTCTTTGGACTGGATTACATTGCTATCTATGACAATAAGCAAAACGAGGTTGTTAATTATTCTTTTCCCGAAACAAATATAAAAAATGTCATCTCATTAAAAGGTAAAAAATATTTTTTCAGCAGCCAGCCAAATGGTGAAAACCGGGTCAAAACAGTATCGGGGTATATGGATATAGCCGGGAAAGCCTATATATTTTTTTCCCATGTTATTTTGGACAGCAATGGAAATGGAAAAGCAGCCGGACACCTTCTGTTTATTCAAGAAATAGATGATGACTATATATTTGATTTAAAGATAAAAAATAATTTATCATTGCAACTTTATATTCCCAATGAAAATGATAAAAAACTTATACAAAATATTCTTGATTCAAAAAAAGAGCTGGATTTTTATTCCGATAAAATAGAAGGCGGGAAGAGAGTTTATTACCTTCCCTATATGAAAAGTGTTCATAAAATAGCTTACATCATAAAGGTGACGGTAGATGACCGGATTTCCAAGGGTGCTTTATTGAATTTTTGGATAGGAATGATCCCTATTATCCTTTCATTCCTATTTATTTTCTTTGTAAAAAATAGAGTGAATAAAAAATTGATTACTCCCCTTGTATCCCTTTATAGTCATATTACTTCTATAAGGGAAAATCAAAAATATAAGCTGCTTGAATATCCTGAGGTAGGCAATGAGATGGATGAAGTTATAAGAGCATTTAATAATCTTATGGTTCAAACAGAAGAACAAAAAAACGATATAGAAGATAAAAAAATTGCTCTGGAAAAATTAGCATATACAGATTATTTAACAGGGCTGTCTACCAGAAGGTTTCTGGATGAAGGATATGATCTGCTGTTTAAGAGTGCTAAGAGGTCTGGAAGCATATTAACTCTCATCATGATGGATATAGATTATTTTAAGAAATATAATGACAGGTACGGGCACCCTGAGGGAGACCGGGTTTTAAAAATAATAGGGAAGCTTCTAAAAAAAGTTTTTAAAAGGGAAGGAGACATCGCCGGCAGGTACGGTGGGGAGGAGTTTTTAATAATTTTATACCAGACCCCTTTGGAAGAAACTATATGTCTGATAAATGAATTCCAGAAAAAATTAGAAATGTGCAATCTGGAACATAAGGATTCTAATTTTGGGCAGGTAACGGTCAGTATGGGGATAAAGAGCTCTACAATTCCCAAAGATCAAAATTCTTATTTATTTTTGAAGGAAGCCGATAAGGCTCTCTACAAAGCCAAGGAAAGCGGCAGGAATAGATATATACTTCAATCTTAA